The following proteins are encoded in a genomic region of Streptococcus cristatus AS 1.3089:
- a CDS encoding TlyA family RNA methyltransferase — protein MAKERVDVLAYRQGLFETREQAKRGVMAGLVVALANGERFDKPGEKIDDATELKLKGEKLKYVSRGGLKLEKALQVFGLSVADRVALDIGASTGGFTDVMLQAGARLVYAVDVGTNQLAWKLRQDERVVSMEQFNFRYAEPADFEFQPSFVSIDVSFISLSLILPALYQILEEGGQVVALIKPQFEAGREQIGKKGIIKDKKVHLAVLETVTAFMVESGFSVKGLDFSPIQGGHGNVEFLAFLEKSEQPKNDLEQDLVAVVEAAHKEFKDEEER, from the coding sequence ATGGCTAAGGAAAGAGTGGATGTACTGGCCTATCGACAAGGCCTCTTTGAGACCCGAGAACAGGCCAAGCGCGGAGTGATGGCAGGCCTAGTTGTGGCGCTTGCTAATGGAGAGCGCTTTGATAAACCGGGTGAAAAAATCGATGATGCAACAGAGCTCAAGCTCAAGGGAGAAAAACTCAAGTATGTCAGTCGTGGCGGCCTGAAATTAGAAAAGGCTTTGCAAGTGTTTGGGCTTTCGGTGGCAGACCGAGTGGCCTTGGATATCGGAGCTTCAACTGGAGGATTTACCGATGTCATGTTGCAGGCGGGAGCACGACTAGTCTATGCTGTTGATGTCGGAACCAACCAGTTGGCTTGGAAACTCCGCCAAGACGAACGGGTTGTCAGCATGGAGCAGTTTAATTTCCGCTATGCCGAGCCAGCTGATTTCGAATTTCAGCCCAGCTTTGTCAGCATTGACGTCAGCTTTATCTCGCTCAGCTTGATTTTGCCGGCCCTCTATCAGATTTTAGAGGAGGGAGGTCAAGTCGTGGCCTTGATTAAGCCTCAGTTCGAGGCTGGCCGCGAGCAGATTGGCAAGAAGGGGATTATCAAGGACAAGAAAGTTCATTTGGCGGTGCTGGAAACCGTGACAGCATTTATGGTAGAATCAGGTTTTTCAGTCAAAGGTTTAGATTTTTCTCCGATTCAAGGTGGGCATGGCAATGTTGAGTTTTTAGCCTTTCTGGAGAAAAGCGAGCAGCCGAAAAATGACTTGGAGCAAGACTTAGTCGCTGTTGTAGAGGCAGCCCACAAGGAATTTAAAGATGAAGAAGAAAGATAG
- a CDS encoding metallophosphoesterase, which produces MTKYFAIGDVHGKSGMLDELLQHWDGRSQLVFLGDLMDRGEDSRAVLERVKDLVDQKGAICLSGNHEYMFLTWLDNPEKSYDHYRRNGGDTTINSLLGRPLNAPVDGVADAEGVKTEAADLVDFIRQMPFLLETEQYIFVHAGLDLELKDWRETSDYQKVWIRSPFHEGSNQTGKRIVFGHTPTFYLLHETPGTDQLWMTEDGKIGMDGGAVYGGVLHGVLFDDNGIIERYVIRNDGFAAED; this is translated from the coding sequence ATGACAAAATATTTTGCAATCGGTGATGTCCATGGCAAGTCTGGTATGCTTGATGAGCTGCTCCAGCATTGGGACGGTCGCAGCCAACTAGTCTTTCTAGGCGACTTGATGGATCGTGGCGAGGACAGCCGAGCAGTTTTGGAGCGGGTCAAGGATTTAGTGGATCAGAAAGGAGCTATCTGTCTTTCTGGCAATCATGAGTATATGTTTCTGACCTGGCTGGACAATCCTGAAAAGTCTTATGACCACTACCGACGCAATGGCGGAGATACGACGATTAATTCGCTTCTGGGTCGACCTCTCAATGCTCCTGTCGATGGGGTGGCGGATGCAGAAGGTGTCAAGACGGAGGCGGCCGATTTAGTCGACTTTATTCGTCAGATGCCTTTCCTATTGGAGACGGAGCAGTACATTTTTGTCCATGCTGGCCTAGATTTGGAACTGAAAGACTGGCGAGAGACCAGTGATTATCAAAAGGTTTGGATTCGCTCGCCTTTTCACGAAGGCAGTAATCAGACTGGCAAAAGGATCGTCTTTGGTCATACACCGACATTTTATCTCTTGCATGAGACGCCAGGAACTGACCAACTCTGGATGACTGAGGATGGTAAGATTGGTATGGATGGCGGAGCTGTTTATGGCGGAGTCCTCCACGGAGTTCTCTTTGACGATAATGGAATCATAGAGCGGTATGTGATTAGAAATGATGGTTTTGCAGCAGAGGACTGA
- the recN gene encoding DNA repair protein RecN encodes MLLEISIKNFAIIEEISLNFEQGMTVLTGETGAGKSIIIDAMNMMLGSRATTDVIRHGAPKAEIEGLFSLENSRALREIFEEQGWELTDELIIRREILQNGRSVSRINGQMVNLSVLKAVGQHLVDIHGQHDQEELMRPQLHITMLDEFGSADFLNLKSRYQETFDRYRSLRKQVLTLQKNQQEHKARIEMLEFQMAEIESAALKSGEDTALHQERDRLLNHKLIADTLTNAYTMLDNEEFSSLANVRSAMNDLESIEDYDPAYKELSGSLSETYYVLEDVSKRLEDILDGLDFDVDRLLQVESRLDLINSITRKYGGQVDDVLEYFAQISKEYSLLTGSNLSSEDMDKELRLLERELVELAQELSQARHGLATQLEAEIKQELQDLYMEKARFKVQFTKGKFNREGNEQVEFYISANPGEDFKPLVKVASGGELSRLMLAIKSAFSRKEGKTSIVFDEVDTGVSGRVAQAIAQKIHKIGSNGQVLAISHLPQVIAIADYQFFIEKISDENSTVSTVRLLTSDERVQEVAKMLAGEDVTEAALTQARELLKK; translated from the coding sequence ATGTTATTAGAAATTTCGATTAAAAATTTTGCCATTATTGAGGAAATTTCCCTTAATTTTGAGCAAGGTATGACGGTTTTAACCGGGGAAACCGGAGCCGGTAAGTCTATTATTATTGATGCGATGAACATGATGCTGGGCAGCCGTGCGACGACGGATGTTATTCGTCATGGAGCGCCCAAAGCTGAGATAGAGGGGCTTTTTTCGCTTGAAAATAGCAGAGCTTTGCGAGAGATTTTTGAGGAGCAAGGCTGGGAGCTGACCGATGAGCTGATTATCCGTCGGGAAATTCTGCAAAACGGCCGCAGCGTCAGCCGTATCAATGGCCAGATGGTTAATCTGTCTGTTCTAAAAGCTGTCGGCCAGCACTTGGTGGATATCCATGGTCAGCATGATCAGGAAGAGCTGATGAGACCTCAGCTTCATATCACCATGCTAGATGAGTTTGGCTCAGCAGACTTTTTAAATCTCAAGAGCCGCTATCAGGAAACCTTTGACCGCTATCGAAGCCTGCGCAAGCAAGTCCTAACTTTGCAGAAAAATCAGCAGGAGCATAAGGCCAGAATTGAGATGCTGGAGTTTCAGATGGCGGAGATTGAGAGCGCAGCCCTCAAAAGCGGTGAAGATACTGCCCTGCATCAGGAACGAGATCGTTTGCTCAACCACAAGCTCATTGCCGATACGCTGACGAACGCCTATACCATGCTGGATAATGAAGAATTTTCCAGTCTGGCCAATGTTCGCTCAGCGATGAATGACCTTGAGTCTATCGAGGATTACGATCCGGCTTACAAGGAGCTTTCAGGTAGCTTGTCAGAGACTTATTATGTCTTAGAGGACGTTAGCAAGCGCCTAGAAGACATTTTAGATGGACTGGATTTTGACGTAGATCGGCTGCTGCAGGTGGAGAGTCGCTTAGACTTGATTAACAGCATCACGCGTAAATACGGCGGCCAAGTAGATGATGTGCTGGAATATTTTGCTCAGATTTCCAAAGAATACAGCCTTTTAACTGGTAGCAACTTGTCCTCAGAGGATATGGACAAAGAGCTGAGGCTCTTGGAGAGAGAGCTGGTGGAGTTGGCCCAGGAGCTGAGTCAGGCCCGTCATGGTCTAGCAACCCAGCTGGAAGCAGAAATCAAGCAGGAGCTGCAGGATCTCTACATGGAAAAGGCGCGCTTTAAAGTGCAGTTCACTAAGGGAAAGTTTAACCGTGAAGGCAATGAGCAAGTAGAGTTTTACATCTCGGCCAATCCGGGCGAGGATTTCAAACCTCTGGTTAAGGTTGCGTCTGGCGGGGAACTCTCCCGCCTCATGTTGGCTATCAAATCTGCCTTTTCTCGTAAGGAAGGCAAGACCAGCATTGTCTTTGACGAAGTGGATACAGGCGTTTCTGGCCGAGTGGCCCAGGCTATTGCTCAGAAGATTCATAAGATTGGCTCCAATGGGCAAGTCTTGGCCATTTCCCATTTGCCGCAGGTCATTGCGATTGCCGATTATCAGTTCTTTATTGAGAAGATTTCGGATGAGAATTCGACCGTCTCAACGGTGCGCCTGCTGACGTCTGACGAGCGTGTTCAGGAAGTTGCTAAGATGCTGGCTGGCGAAGATGTGACGGAGGCTGCTTTGACGCAGGCTAGAGAATTATTAAAAAAATAA
- a CDS encoding arginine repressor, with product MKKKDRLEKIRRFVNEFEIGTQEEIVEHLRESGITATQATVSRDIKELGIVKIPFKDNTYIYELPKTATNSLKLAENNILACQNLGNMLNLNLVPGSAAVVKRHLSKEFSEEIFSIIADNDSILVVAVSESAAQKLTAEINNW from the coding sequence ATGAAGAAGAAAGATAGATTAGAGAAAATCAGACGATTTGTCAACGAGTTTGAGATTGGTACCCAAGAGGAAATTGTGGAACATCTCAGGGAGTCTGGTATTACAGCGACACAGGCAACGGTTTCACGAGACATCAAGGAGCTAGGGATTGTAAAAATCCCTTTTAAAGATAATACCTATATCTATGAGCTTCCCAAAACAGCGACCAATAGTTTGAAGTTGGCAGAAAATAATATTTTGGCCTGTCAAAACCTAGGAAATATGCTCAATCTCAATCTAGTGCCAGGGAGTGCAGCGGTGGTCAAACGCCACCTGAGTAAAGAATTTTCTGAGGAAATTTTCAGCATCATTGCGGATAATGACAGTATCTTAGTCGTTGCAGTGAGTGAAAGTGCAGCCCAAAAACTCACGGCTGAAATCAATAATTGGTAG